CACTCCACATATCGATATATTATGAAATGTATAATACCTATATAAAATATCAACAAGTgtaaacaaattaatttgattGCTCGTACACACATCTAAATTTAATGTTTAGAACATAGCTGTATGTCGCTATTAAATATGTCCGTGTAAAATAAGTGCATTTAAGTGACCAGACCAGTCCCCAGCCCAGCAAGGAAAGTACCAGCTTCTTTACGCGCAATCCTGGCATTATTGAACGGAGCATCATCATTGCATCAGATTCCGCTGGCCTTCCTGGGCCTATTGCATCAATTGTGAAATGTAAGTGCGCAGTGCATTGACCTACATTTTAATTCAATATTGGACGCATAATATGATGCAATTGGCCCACGCAACTGTGCAACATAAGCACACACGTCACATGCTATGTATGCAATGATAGAAATAAACCTACGTCTgaaattttttttaacttGACACGTACAACAGTCATCGCCCAAAGAAGCTTTTCGTGAATTGCTTTTCATCAATTTCAAGATATAGCGCCATCGTTCGCGTCGTTTGCTATCAGCGCGTCGCAGCTGATTCGATCAAAACAAACCGCCTTCGGTTTTGTGTAGAACCAGAAAGATGCGAAAAGCAAACAAGAATACGGGACAATCAAAAGCTCGATATTCACCGGCCTTTGCATGcgcttcctcagaatatgtgtACATGATCatcaatttaaaataaaaggAGTTGAGCAACTACAACTAACTGTTTTTAGAAATAAAGTTTCATAAATGATGTGCTAaaacatatatacatacatatacctCAAATGATGCAAGTGTCGCCTGAGAATCTAATTCGTCACCTCACATTCCAGGCTCTACCCGAGTAGGGTATTGTAAAAGCTTTGGCAACTTTTTTTATTTGGGTGAATACACACATGTATGTGTgcatgtacgagtatgtatacGAGTTCTAAACGTGTGGGCGTAGCACAAAGCAGAGCAAGTTATAAACAAAATCGAAAGGCTGGCCGCCAAACACATAAAGCACAAGTCGGGAGCAGAGCCAGAAGCAGAAGAGATACAGCCAGAGATATAGCCAAATAACAGATTGGACCTGGGTGAAGCCAAAAGCGCAGCCAAAATCGATAATTTGTGCCAGCAAACCCGCGTCGCGCGCAATTGCGACCAAGTTTTGGTGTATAATTATTTGTAGAAGTGAGTCGTTAAGTACCACAGATATCGCTATAATTTGATTCTCGGGTAAGAAAATGTGGACTCCTCCGCCTAGGTCTCCATCCCATGTCATCCCTCCCCATTGTGTGTATCTGTATAAAGTCGGAGCAAACATAAACAAGAGTTTCAAGGTCGCTTCGCTGCAAGTCAAAGAGGAAAACGAAGAAAAACAGATATGatgtgtatacatatgtgtacATCGAAaagaacatacatacatatgtataaactTTTCTACacttctctgtgtgtgtgtgtgtgtttcaaTGTCCCAATTCGCGAAAATATTGTACTCTTGTTCTATCGAAAATTGTTCTTTGTTACTGCTGTTTATCTCTTGTCCAacaataagtctactaatgtTTATAGCAAGATGGAATCCTTCCTGAGTCTCTTCGATCCCAATCAGGACGACGGCTTTGACGAGGAGCCCGAGATAAATGGCAACTCCAGCGGCGGGGGCAGTAGTAGCAGCGACTACGAGATGGATGCCAACGCCAATGAGTGCAGTCCATACAgtgccaccaccaccgccacggCCAAGGGAAATTTGATCTTTGATTTCGAGCAGGGAATACTGCCACCGGAGCCACAGCTGGGCAATGTGGAGTACAAGCTAAAGCTGGTGAGTCCTTCCAAGCAGCGCTTCGAGCATCTCGTCACACAGATGAAGTGGCGTCTGCGTGAGGGCAACGGCGAGGCCATCTATGAGATCGGTGTGTCCGATGCGGGCTATCTGCAGGGTCTCAGCGAGAAAGACATGAATGCCTCGCTGATGACTCTGAAGCAGATGGCCCATCACTTGGGTGCGAGCACCTCAGTGCTACGCCGCAAGACCATCGCCGCTCGACGGGCGGTGGCCGAGGTGCTGGTGCGCAAGATTCCCGACGATCAGCATAACATTGAGGTGCGGGTAGCGGTTCTGGGCGGAGCCGACGCTGGCAAGTCCACACTCCTGGGCGTACTCACGCAGGACGAACTGGACAATGGACACGGTCGAGCGCGGCTCAACATGTTCAGGCATATGCACGAGATCCAGTCGGGTAAACATAATGGATATCAACACCTTTTACCGCTTACTAACACCTGTCCTCCTCCTACTGCAGGTCGCACATCCTGCATCTCCCACGAGACTCTGGGCTTCGATGCGCTGGGGAATGTGGTCAACTACAAGTACAATGAGATGATGACGGCCGAGGAGATCAGCGATCGCTCCAGCAAGCTCGTTACCTTCATGGATCTGGCAGGCCATCGACGCTACATGCGCACCACGGTCCAAGCGCTGAGTGGCTATTCGCCACACTATGCCATGCTGGTGGTGTCAGCGGGCAGCGGCTGCAACGAAACTACCGAGGAGCACTTGGCCATTGTGCGTGCCCTGGACATGCCGTTCTTCATTTTGGTCACTAAGACGGACATTACGTCGCCGGACGCCACCGTGCAGGAGCTGCGCACACTTCTCACAAACATTGGGTGCCGCAAGGTGCCGTTCGTGGTCACCAATACCGATGAGGCTATTTCCGCTGGCTCGAATCAGGTGTCTGAGAACATTGTACCCATATTTTGTGTCTCGAATGTCACGGGAACTGGCCTAAATCTGGTCACCAAGTTTCTCTATGTCCTGTCGCCGGGCATAAGCAATGCGGAGAAGGATCGCCTCGAGCAGGAGTCCTGCGAGTTTCAGGTTGATGAAATTTTTCGGGTCACGGACGTTGGTCCCGTGGTGGGTGGTCTCCTGGTCCAAGGCGTGCTCACCGAGAATATGCCATTGAAAGTTGGCCCTCTGCCGAACGGAAGCTTCCATCCCGTCAGCGTCAATACCATCCATCGGAATAAGGCGCCATGTCGTGTGGTACGCGCTGGCCAGAGCGCCTCGCTCTCGTTTACCATGGACCAGGAGCTGCCAAATATGCGAAGCGGCATGGTACTGCTGGCCGACAGTCCGGACGAACCATACGGCACGTTCTTCTTTCAGGTGAGCCGACAAAAAGTGTTGATTCTTCCTTATAAACGCATCGATTCCTTTGCAGGCCAAGGTATCTGTGTTGTTCCATACCACGGCCATCTACGTGGGCTTCCAGACCACCGTGCACATTGGAAGCATTCGTCAGACTGCCGTTATTCGGGGCATAATGGGTGGGGAGAAGCTGGGGACCAACGATTGCGCCTCCGTGATGTTTGAGTTTGTCGGCCATCCGGAATACGTGCGTCCCGGCATGCGCATCCTGTTCCGCGAGGGCACCAGCAAGGGCATCGGCGTTGTCACGCAGGTGTTTCCCGTCAACAAAACTGGCACAAAGTGAAACGATCCCGGCAGAAAAGTCGCCGGATATTGATATTATGATATATGACATATTTCCAACTCAGATGAAATGTAAATACTTAATTAGAGGATAGAGAGATGATGCGTGAAATCCCAGGCAGATCAGATCTTCTGTACATTTAGTTTCGAGTTCTGTGATTTTTCGTTTAAGCTCGGATCagtatatactcgtatataaaccagcagcaacagcagcaacaaacagGCTTCACAATTTGAAATTGTGTAATCTAATCGTTAATTTCCTTTAACCTAAACCTTAATCAAACCCAACAAATTAAAGACAACGACAAACAAGTTGCTCAACAATGAATTTATTCAATAAGTTAACTTACGCTCGGCTCCTCCTCCTTACGGCTACGGCTACTGCTGGTCGCTGGAACACTGGCCGGTCCCTCGATCTCTTCTGCCTTGGCAGGCACTGTGGATGTGAACCTGAACAGAACGGGGACCTCGCCAATGGAAGGATTGCCATGCGCCTCCAACAGACGTATCCACGAGAGTAGCGAGTCCTTGGTGGAGGTGCCAGTGGCGCAGATGGCAAAAATAGTGCCATCGTCCTGCTGGTGGACCGAGCGCAGCTTGCCAAGCTGATTGTGGCGTCTCGGTGGGGGGCGACCGAAGAATGGCACCTCAATGTGCG
This region of Drosophila miranda strain MSH22 chromosome 2, D.miranda_PacBio2.1, whole genome shotgun sequence genomic DNA includes:
- the LOC108155724 gene encoding GTP-binding protein 2 — translated: MESFLSLFDPNQDDGFDEEPEINGNSSGGGSSSSDYEMDANANECSPYSATTTATAKGNLIFDFEQGILPPEPQLGNVEYKLKLVSPSKQRFEHLVTQMKWRLREGNGEAIYEIGVSDAGYLQGLSEKDMNASLMTLKQMAHHLGASTSVLRRKTIAARRAVAEVLVRKIPDDQHNIEVRVAVLGGADAGKSTLLGVLTQDELDNGHGRARLNMFRHMHEIQSGRTSCISHETLGFDALGNVVNYKYNEMMTAEEISDRSSKLVTFMDLAGHRRYMRTTVQALSGYSPHYAMLVVSAGSGCNETTEEHLAIVRALDMPFFILVTKTDITSPDATVQELRTLLTNIGCRKVPFVVTNTDEAISAGSNQVSENIVPIFCVSNVTGTGLNLVTKFLYVLSPGISNAEKDRLEQESCEFQVDEIFRVTDVGPVVGGLLVQGVLTENMPLKVGPLPNGSFHPVSVNTIHRNKAPCRVVRAGQSASLSFTMDQELPNMRSGMVLLADSPDEPYGTFFFQAKVSVLFHTTAIYVGFQTTVHIGSIRQTAVIRGIMGGEKLGTNDCASVMFEFVGHPEYVRPGMRILFREGTSKGIGVVTQVFPVNKTGTK